CAAGAAGTTTGAGTTTCAGACACGGAATCTCAGTACCGTGGACCATAAGAAAGGGAAAGGTAGTATTAAATCCACTTCCTGAGTATAGCTTTTCCGGGAGTATTGGTGAAGCCAAATCGTTTTATAGAGACCTTTTCAGTAATATTACCCAGAAGGATTCGTCCAAGACCTTTGACCAATCTCATTCTCTATCGTACAATCCTTTCCCCTTTTTGAATCTAAGGTACGATTTGGGAAATGCCATGGATTTACTAAGAAAGCAGGAGATGAGTTACAGCGAAGGGGTCAATGGTTCCCTCAGGTTTACATTGTTTTCAATATTAGATCCGTCTTTTAATTTTGCCGCAAACTACAGAGAAAGCAAGGATAGAAGTTTCCAAGCCATTGATTCAATTTTAAAGGCTAATATTACAAGCAGTACCAATGCAGGAGCTAATGTGAGTTTTAACTTTTCCAATTTGTTGTCCAAGATGTCGGCGGTTTTATTTAAAGATTTGACCGATTCTACGGGAAAGCAGATTCCCAATCCTTTAAAGAAAAAGTTTACAGATTTTTCTAATAATATACAGCCTCTGAGGTTCAGTTATACTATTGTGGATAATTATGGCTTGTACATGGTGTCCAATCGTCCAGACTGGAAATTCCGCTTCGGGATTGATAGAAACGCAATAACCGATTGGGGGCAGGTGGAGAGGTTTACCAATTCATTTACAAGGCAATACAGTGTTGATTGGGGCTTTCGCCTAATGATGGCATCTTTTAATATTGGAGGGTCGTATAATAACACGACTAACAGAGTCTATATCAGCAAGAGATATACCAAAAGCATTATATGGCCAAGGTTTTCTATTTCTAATGTAAGAATTGGTGGCAAATATTTCCAAAAATTTACGTCCAGCTGGACCCTCAGCCTTAATTATCAGAGAAGCGCGCAGCAATCTGGTGATTTTGGGAAGTTGCCTGATAATAAATCCTTTTCGACCAGTTTAACTCAGACCATGAATCTTTTGTTTAGAAACGGGATTGGTTTAAGTGTTAATTTTTCCAGAAATGAGCAAAAGAATACGGATTTTCGTTTTGGTGAGAGGACGACAAGGAACATTGACAATAGGTTAACTCTAAGTCCGACCTACTCCATCTCCCAAGGTAAGGTAATCAGGTTTCCCATCGGTGGGGTACAGTGGAAACTTGCCAGCTCTCTTCAGCTTGGCGGTAACATCACGTGGTCACGAAGTGTTCAATCAAGTATTGTCGGGGGAAAGGAAACAAAGTTAAGGGATCAGACTATCATGAGTTTTGACCTTAATGGAACCTATTCCATCACAAGAGATATTACCGGTACTATTGGATTTGGATACAGGAAGTATACCGATAATCTCAGCAAGAGATACAATTCGAATACAAATTTTTCAATTAACGTTAATTTTAATTTCTGATGTGGTTCACAAAAGAGGAAAGGATCGGATTATTGTTAATAGGAATCTCTATGATGGCAGGAGGTTTGTTATTGAATAAAAAAGAGGAGGCGAATTTAGCGAAACTAAAAAATGCAGCCCTTGAAAGTATAGCAAAAGATGTTGCTGATGAAAATGTTGAAGCGTTGAAGGGGAAGTTAAATCTTAATACTGCCAGTTTTGATGATTTAACGAGAGTTCCAGGCATTGGTCCTAAAACTGCTTTGCTGATTCTTGAGCGAAGAGAACGAAAGAAGTTTACAAATGTTGATGAACTTAAAGAAATTAAAGGGATTGGTGATAAAAAGTTGGAAAAGATAAAGGAGTATGTTGAGGTAAGATGAGTTTGAATTTGAAAAAGATCCGGGGCCAAAAAAAGGTTAAACAGTTGCTTAAACCTCTCATTGAGCTTTTGAGGGGTGAAAAAATAGATTCGATTTTTCTTGAATTTTATGGTCCCGAGGGCGTAGGGAAATTCACCACCGCTTTGGAAATCGCCAAAGCTGTTAATTGCGAAAACTACGACGAGTTCCCCTGCGGAAGGTGTCCGCAGTGCATTCAGATCGGCCATCTTCAGCATCCAGACTTGTTTTTATTAATGCCTGATATGAATTCCGATAAGTGGATTGAAGCTCAAAGGCGTGGAGATTTAAGAACATTTTATAACCCATTGAAGCAGATAAAGATAGAAGAGATAAGAGAAGTTGAAAGGGAGCTGTGGAAAGAAAGGCCTTACAGTGGAAGGTATAGATTTGTTATTGTAGCCAATGGTGAGAATCTCAACCAATATGCTCAAAATGCCTTTCTTAAGACGCTTGAGGAGCCTTATCCCAGGACTGTTATTATTTTTATAGTTAGCAGGCCTGAGAGGATTTTACCAACGATCCATTCAAGGGCAAGAAAAATCAAGTTTGACTATCTTTCTTTCCGAGATTTCAATGAATATTTTGAAACTATAGATTTGAAGTTTTCTCCTACTCTACTTTATAGAATAACCTCAGGATCCATAGGTAAAGCAAAAAGGTATATTGCAACCAACTTTATAGAGACTCGTTCACGTTTATTAAAGGCGATTTCTGATCTTGATCCCAAAAATTTTAAGGAAATATGCGAGGCTTTTCTTAATCAGGGAGTTGAAGGAGGTAATTCGGAAGGAGTTATAGAGGATATTGTTGATTTTTATGGAAGCGTTGCGAGAGACCTCTTTTTAGTGAAAAGCGGAGTATGTGATCTTATCGTAAATGTTGATTTGAAAGATGATATAATAGAATTATCAAAGAAGATTAGGAATGACCAAATTCAGGAAATGATGAGAATTTACAAAGAGGCTTCTCACTGGTTAAGATCGAATGTGAAAGAAGAGGTTATACCCTATGCTCTCTTCGCACCTTTTACCGGTAGAGATTTCCTTGATGTTTTCAAGAGCTACTAAAAAAACGGGGTGTGCAAAAACACACCCCGTAAATTGCTCTGTTGCTTAAGATTTTATTTCAATCCGATGAATGTTAAATAATTGGAAAGCGGTTCTTGGCTTCCATCACTGAATATTACATAGATTTGAGTCCGATGATTCTCATCCTCTGGTTCCCAGATGGTACCAGTAATATCCGCTGCGTGGCGATTGTCCTTGGTAATTTCTCCTGAAACGGTGCGCCTTTCATAAGTTATCGAGTTCTCTATTACTTGTGTAGGTGCTGAGACATTAAGAGTGAATTCCCAATCATCAGAATCGGTATAAAGGAAGGTTATAGATTCATCGTTTCTTAGTGTTATTGTGATGTCCATTCTGAAATTGTGGTTCCTGTAATTAATAACCCATAAGTGAAGTTGGCCTGAAACCAGTTCGCCATACTCATTGTACTGCAGGTTTTGGGCTTCCAAGCCAATCTGGAATTCGTTTACGACGGTTAAAATAGCTGATAAATCAGTAATTTGCCCTTGTGAATTATACTGAGCATTTAAGCTAAGTTCAGCTATCTTTGAACTGTCTAAATAAAGAGCTACGTGGGCCTTCTTTGGCAATGTGTCTGAATCCAGTATGAAGAGTTCTATTGAATCGATGAGAACCTCAGCCTGATGGCTTGTAAAAGATTCGTCATAATATGTCCATCTGAACAGAATCCCGTCTTGTGGGTTGTTGGGATCGATGTGAACCCAGCCAGTATCCTGCCATTCCCATGTTCCATAGAGTTCTTCGATACTGCCCTTTACCCCCTTTGTTTCGATTTTGAGGGGGAGATTATAGGTGTTTCCTTTGAATTTTACAACTTTTTTGCCCCCAATACCTACCGGTGGATTTTTTGTTGTAAAGTCGTTGAGAACCCTCACAGCCTCAGTATTTTGGAGATCAATGGCGGTACTGTTCAGTGATGTGAGGAATGTGGTGGTCTCATCTTTCTGTATTTCCTGCTTTTTACAGGAGGCCAGAAAGATAAATACTAACACTATTGTACCAGATATTATTTTTGGAAGATACTTCATGTTATACCTCCTTGTCTTAATCTTCTCTATTATATTGGAGATTTTGCGTTATGTCAATGTTTTCCTTGTAAATAAATTTTTCCGAACTACCGTTTTTATTTTGACTGGTCGTGCATCTTCTATTATAATTTCCAAACTTACGCTAAGGAGGAGCATATGAGAGTTAAAACGGGAACTGTTAGAAGGAGAAAACACAGAAAGATTCGCGAATTAGCTAAGGGTTATTATGGTCAGAAGCATTCCACTTTTAAGAAAGCCAATGAGGCGGTTTTGAGGTCTTTGCAGTATTCGTATGCCCACCGGAGACTGAAAAAGCGCGATATGAGAAAACTCTGGATAATTAGAATCAACGCAGCTGCCAGGGAAGAAGGTTTAAACTATTCCAAGCTCATTTCTGGTCTTAAGAAAGCGAACGTGGTGATAAATAGAAAGATGCTGGCGGAGTTAGCAGTGAATAACCCTGTAGCTTTTAGCGAGTTGGCTAAGATAGCAAAGGCCCATGTCAATTCTTGATGAAATACAGGGACTGAAGGACGAAATAGATAGAGACTGGGCTAAGATATCTTCCCTTGATGACTTAGAGTCCTTCAGGATTAAATATCTTGGGAAAAAAGGTATTATTCAGGAACTTATAAAGAAACTTTCAACCCTCGCCCCCGAAGATAGAAGGATAGCTGGAAAGTTCGTAAACGAAATTAAAGGAAAGTATGAGAGATTAGTAAAAGAAAAAAAAGAGGAATTGGCTTCTGCATTTGGGAAACAATGGGACCTTTACCTTCCTCCACGACAAACGGAAATTGGTAATCTTCACCCTCTTACTAAGGTAATAGAGGAATTATTAGAAATAGTTGCAGGTCTTGGTTTTGAAGAAGTCAGTGCTTATGATGCACCTGATGTGGAGTGGGATTACTACAATTTTGAATGTCTAAACATACCTCCTTACCACCCATCGAGAGAAATGCAAGCTACCTTTTTTATCACCGATAAAATGCTCTTGAGAACCCAGACTTCTCCAGTACAGATAAGAACCATGCTTCAAAGGAAACCCCCTTTGAGGGTTGTCCATGTTGGAAGGGTTTATCGTTTTGACGCCTTTGACGCCACTCACGCTCCCTGCTTCCATCAGATGGAAGGACTTTATATTAATAAAAATGTTAGTTTTGCTGAATTGAGGGGAACGGTGGAAAAGCTGGTGAAAGAAATTTTTGGTGAGAAGGCGGAATTTAGACTTATGCCGTCTTATTTTCCTTTTACGGAGCCATCAGCAGAGGGTCACGTGAAATTTGGCGACCGATGGCTTGAAATTTTTGGGTGTGGAATGGTTCATCCGCAGGTTTTGAAAAATGTGGGTCTATCGCCGGAAGAATGGTCGGGCTTTGCCTTCGGGTTGGGCATTGAAAGAATCGCGATGATCAAATATGGCATTGACGATATAAGGCTTTTCAGTGACAACGATATAAGATTTTTGAGGCAGTTATGAAAATTACTTACAATATTTTGAGAGAATATTTACCAGAGCTTAATCTCTCACCTTATGAACTGAAGGATCTCTTTCCTTACATGGGTATAGAGGTTGAGGAGTTCAGGTACATCGGTGAAGGGCTTGATGGCTACCTGGTTAGCGGACTTATTGAAGAGATTTCGGAGGCAAAGGGCGCTTCAGGGTATTACCATCTTAAAGTCTCCCTTGGGGATAGAAAGATTGACGTTGTCTCAACTGCTCCCAATGTTAGAAAGGGTATCAAAGTTGTTGTAGCCCTGCCTGGAGCGGTTATAAAGGGAAATACCATAAAGGAGAGGGAGATAAAGGGGATAGTTTCCCAAGGGAACCTCTTATCCCTTGAAGAGATGGGATTCGATATAGATTCGGAAGGAGTTTTTGAATTGCCAGAGGATTTCCCCATCGGAATTTCTCCTCTGGAGTACTTAGGGTTAAAGGACTGGTTATACGATCTTTATATTTTTCCCAACAGGCCTGACCTTCTTGGAATTATTGGATTGGCCCATGAGATATCCGCCCATACAGGGAATCAAATTCAGTGGCCAAGGATGGGCATTGAAGAGATTTGCGATGAAATTTTTAACGTGGAAGTTTCTGATCCAGAAGGTTGCCCCGTGTATACTGCAAGAATTGTGAAAAATGTGAAGGTTGGACCATCACCCTTTGATTTACAACGAAAGTTGAGTCTGCTTGGGCAAAGGCCCATAAATAATATCGTTGACATTACCAACTATGTGATGTTTGAACTTGGACAACCCATTCACGCTTTTGATAAGGGGAAGGTTCGCAATAAAATCGTTGTAAGAAGGGCAAAGGAAGGAGAAAAGATTCTATGCCTTGATGGACTCACGAGAGAGCTAAACCCCGAAATACTTGTGATTGCAGACTTTGAAGAGCCGATAGCGATCGCGGGAATTATTGGTGGAGAAAATACCAGCGTTTCTCCAGATACAAGGGACATCATCATTGAAAGCGCCTATTTTGACAGGGTAAGAATCAGAAAGGCTGTGCAAATGCTCAATGTGGGGACCGAATCCTCAAGACGCTTTGAGAGAGGCGGTGACCCGATGATACCAGAGATTGCATCAAGACGCGTTGCCTATCTTGTCAAAAAAATCGCTGGCGGAGAGGTTTGCAAAATTAATCTGGTCCAGCGCAGAACCTTTGAGCAGAAAAAGATAGCCCTTTACTTTAAAGATCTCAACCGTATTTTGGGCGAGGTAATAGAGCCGGAGGAAGTCAAGCGAATTGTAGAAAGACTTGGATTTGCTGTCCATAAGAGGAGTGATCACCTTACTATATCTGTTCCGTCAAGGCGAAGGGATATAGAAGTGTGGGAGGATATCGCAGAGGAAATTCTCAAGATATATGGATATGATAGGATAAAGGGAAAAACTGAAAGCTGTGGGGAATTTATTGGAAAAAAGCAAAAAACCCTTGACAGGCTGGTCAAGGCAACCCTTATTGTGAGCGGGTTTACGGAAGTTAAAAACATTGAATTCGCTTCACCTGGTGAGCTTATTGCTCTTGGTGAACCTGAAGAACTTTTTGTAAAAATACAAAATCCAATTCACAGTGAACTCTCAGTACTCAGAACCTCACTCACTCCAGGACTATTAAGGGTGGCATCTTTGAATTTAAGAAGAGGTGTTGAGTATTTGAGGATCTTTGAAGTTGGTAAAGTTTTCCATTGGCGCGGAAGTGAGGAATTACCTATGGAAGTTATGAGAGTTGGCCTTTGCGTTGCAGGCGAAATTCCAAAGACCTGGGATAGAACAGAGAGGGAAGTGGATATCTATGATCTTCTTTCGGGTTTTGAATCTCTAAGGCGCATTTTCTCAGAAAACCTTGTTTTGGGGCAGAGGGATGTGAGAAACAAGGGATTCTCTTCTGGTGGAGTGATATTGAATGGCGAGAAAGTGATTGGATATCTGGGTGAAGTTGCACCGAAAATCAAACGGATCTTTGATATTAAGGCCCCAGTCTTTGTAATGGAATTGGAACTCGCGAATCTTTCGCCCAAAGAGTTAAAATACACTGGACTTCCGACCTTCCCCGCAACCAGCAGGGATATATCAGTTGTCATCGGAGCAGATGAATCTATAAAGGAAATTCTTGATTGTGCGAAAGATACCTTTTCAGCTTTGCTTGAAGAGTACAGAGTTTTAGACATATTTGAAGGAAAGCCTATTCCGGAAGGCAAGAAAAGTGTTACCTTAAGGTTCATCCTGCGGTCAAAGGATAGAACCCTGACTCAAGAAGAAGTAGATGCAAAGTTTAATGATTTTGTATCTACTTTGATGAATAAGGGATACGAAATTAGGGGGCTTAATGCCTGACCTGAGTGAGGAGCTTACAAGAAAGGTGAGCGAGTTGATCGAGAGGATAAATGCTCTTGAGAAGCTCTCATCTGAAAAGGACGAAGTGATAAGAGAGACAATTGCCAGGCTGGAAAAAATTGAAGCGAGGTTGCATAATTTAAAAAATAAGATAGAGGTGTTAAGATAATGGCTGATTTGTTCAGCAGTATCCGTGGGAAAAGGCAAATCAGGTTTAAAAATATGGAATTTGAAATTTTTTGTGATAAAGAAGATGAGGCCATTTTAGATGAAGTTGTTGCTTTTGTTGAGGGTAAGTTTAAAGAAGAGGAAGAGCAGCTTTCAAGGATGAGGCCG
This genomic window from bacterium contains:
- a CDS encoding helix-hairpin-helix domain-containing protein, with product MNKKEEANLAKLKNAALESIAKDVADENVEALKGKLNLNTASFDDLTRVPGIGPKTALLILERRERKKFTNVDELKEIKGIGDKKLEKIKEYVEVR
- the rplT gene encoding 50S ribosomal protein L20 — protein: MRVKTGTVRRRKHRKIRELAKGYYGQKHSTFKKANEAVLRSLQYSYAHRRLKKRDMRKLWIIRINAAAREEGLNYSKLISGLKKANVVINRKMLAELAVNNPVAFSELAKIAKAHVNS
- the pheS gene encoding phenylalanine--tRNA ligase subunit alpha codes for the protein MSILDEIQGLKDEIDRDWAKISSLDDLESFRIKYLGKKGIIQELIKKLSTLAPEDRRIAGKFVNEIKGKYERLVKEKKEELASAFGKQWDLYLPPRQTEIGNLHPLTKVIEELLEIVAGLGFEEVSAYDAPDVEWDYYNFECLNIPPYHPSREMQATFFITDKMLLRTQTSPVQIRTMLQRKPPLRVVHVGRVYRFDAFDATHAPCFHQMEGLYINKNVSFAELRGTVEKLVKEIFGEKAEFRLMPSYFPFTEPSAEGHVKFGDRWLEIFGCGMVHPQVLKNVGLSPEEWSGFAFGLGIERIAMIKYGIDDIRLFSDNDIRFLRQL
- the pheT gene encoding phenylalanine--tRNA ligase subunit beta translates to MKITYNILREYLPELNLSPYELKDLFPYMGIEVEEFRYIGEGLDGYLVSGLIEEISEAKGASGYYHLKVSLGDRKIDVVSTAPNVRKGIKVVVALPGAVIKGNTIKEREIKGIVSQGNLLSLEEMGFDIDSEGVFELPEDFPIGISPLEYLGLKDWLYDLYIFPNRPDLLGIIGLAHEISAHTGNQIQWPRMGIEEICDEIFNVEVSDPEGCPVYTARIVKNVKVGPSPFDLQRKLSLLGQRPINNIVDITNYVMFELGQPIHAFDKGKVRNKIVVRRAKEGEKILCLDGLTRELNPEILVIADFEEPIAIAGIIGGENTSVSPDTRDIIIESAYFDRVRIRKAVQMLNVGTESSRRFERGGDPMIPEIASRRVAYLVKKIAGGEVCKINLVQRRTFEQKKIALYFKDLNRILGEVIEPEEVKRIVERLGFAVHKRSDHLTISVPSRRRDIEVWEDIAEEILKIYGYDRIKGKTESCGEFIGKKQKTLDRLVKATLIVSGFTEVKNIEFASPGELIALGEPEELFVKIQNPIHSELSVLRTSLTPGLLRVASLNLRRGVEYLRIFEVGKVFHWRGSEELPMEVMRVGLCVAGEIPKTWDRTEREVDIYDLLSGFESLRRIFSENLVLGQRDVRNKGFSSGGVILNGEKVIGYLGEVAPKIKRIFDIKAPVFVMELELANLSPKELKYTGLPTFPATSRDISVVIGADESIKEILDCAKDTFSALLEEYRVLDIFEGKPIPEGKKSVTLRFILRSKDRTLTQEEVDAKFNDFVSTLMNKGYEIRGLNA
- the zapA gene encoding cell division protein ZapA, producing the protein MADLFSSIRGKRQIRFKNMEFEIFCDKEDEAILDEVVAFVEGKFKEEEEQLSRMRPDIDWATVLVNVIFDLAYRYLILKKDSDKLMESVKINIQRIDAKLGGPHNA